In the genome of Cryptomeria japonica chromosome 8, Sugi_1.0, whole genome shotgun sequence, one region contains:
- the LOC131041852 gene encoding receptor-like protein 33, with protein MFVTLSDQLEIGRMEKYTWVLLLMSLSTAIICCNCNNIECLPKERLILLRFNTEVGGLSVSWKGFNCCEWDGVECSDLTSHVTQLRLSNLVLQSSSATHTLAPLFELKQLEYLDISSNGFTGVIPAGVSALKELKHLDMGNNYFEGEIPLPLGNLSNLQYLNISMTEENGFKCWSSLEWALSLPNLQNLSVKYVAITSSGKELGNYISALHNLQFLDMSNCQISGPIPTAILNLTSLTHLDFHRNNFSSPLPPWLGNMTSLEWLSFYRCNLSGPFPLTLSTLPHLKYLRMARNEFLSGEISEILGSGWPQLALFTLSGSNIRGQIPSSIGNLSSLTHFTVVKTEINGPIPASVGNLPLMEELILRNNSLTGTIPPSLRRLSKLTTLDLSYNQLSGNIPSWLDGHSALGKLYLQSNKLTGTILTSLGHLSHIEMIDLSSNSLQGNFSLQVFQNTSSLVRLYFSYNQLTVYLNPGWVPKIQFQVLGLASCNIGGSIPTFLLTQHRLLGLDLSNNSLVGSIPSWLWDLKIGNYLNLSYNNLEGQLPPVLKTTLLTFDLHNNRLSGPLPLPSKSLFVLDLSYNDFTGVIPTQIGMLLPNILVLGLSNNKLSGKIPSSITNCSALIRLNLANSGLEGEIPSTMGRLYQLQTLHLNDNMLKGNLPQSLSNCSNLQILDAGNNFLSGEIPSWISKLPQLIILVLRKNIFTGSIPPQLGNLSHLHVLDLSQNNLTGSIPPELEKLASGMAQVESSTVQSKNGTPAYYKEEISVTNKESKLVYVDSILLLVTCIDLSGNQLSGIIPSTIGTLNALHILNISRNNLSGEIPHTLGMLEQIESVDLSYNKLQGKIPMEMQVLHFLAVFIVSNNRLCGKIPTEGQFSTFSVSYFDGNPCLCGFPLDIKCTGSQGIVPIGTNEDDIEEEGTENPWYWYVGCMATFAIGFWGLFALLCVRRTWRTRYINTLDKAVVSFSDSFTMH; from the exons atgtttgtTACATTAAGCGACCAACTGGAAATTGGTAGGATGGAGAAATACACATGGGTGTTGCTTTTGATGAGCTTGAGCACTGCTATCATATGTTGCAACTGCAATAATATTGAGTGTCTACCAAAGGAAAGGCTTATTCTCCTGAGATTCAACACTGAGGTTGGTGGATTATCTGTTTCATGGAAGGGGTTTAATTGTTGTGAATGGGATGGCGTTGAATGTAGCGACCTCACATCTCATGTCACTCAATTGCGCCTCTCAAATTTAGTGCTGCAAAGCTCATCGGCAACTCACACTCTCGCTCCTTTATTCGAGTTAAAGCAATTGGAATATCTGGATATAAGCTCCAATGGTTTCACTGGTGTTATACCTGCAG GTGTATCTGCACTCAAAGAACTCAAGCATCTCGACATGGGGAACAATTATTTTGAAGGTGAAATTCCATTGCCGCTGGGGAATCTCTCAAATCTCCAATATTTGAATATTTCCATGACGGAGGAGAACGGATTCAAATGTTGGTCGAGTTTAGAGTGGGCGTTGAGTCTGCCAAATTTACAAAATTTGTCGGTGAAGTATGTGGCCATAACTAGTAGCGGTAAAGAGTTGGGAAATTACATCTCTGCACTTCATAATTTGCAATTCCTTGACATGAGTAACTGCCAAATTTCAGGTCCAATTCCCACCGCTATCCTTAACCTCACATCCCTCACACATCTTGACTTTCACCGCAACAACTTTTCTTCCCCACTTCCTCCATGGTTAGGAAATATGACTAGTTTAGAATGGCTTAGTTTTTATAGGTGTAATTTGAGTGGTCCATTCCCCCTCACTCTTTCCACCTTGCCTCATTTGAAATACCTTCGAATGGCTCGCAATGAATTCCTAAGTGGAGAAATCAGTGAAATTTTAGGCAGCGGGTGGCCACAGCTCGCTCTGTTTACACTCTCAGGGTCTAATATAAGAGGACAAATACCGTCTTCCATTGGAAATTTATCCTCGCTCACACATTTTACGGTGGTAAAGACCGAAATTAATGGACCCATTCCTGCCTCTGTTGGCAATCTGCCTCTTATGGAAGAACTGATACTCCGGAATAACTCCCTGACGGGGACAATTCCTCCCTCACTTCGTCGGCTTTCTAAGTTGACAACTCTGGATCTGTCCTACAATCAATTGAGTGGTAACATACCTTCCTGGTTGGATGGACATTCGGCACTCGGTAAACTTTATCTGCAATCCAATAAGTTGACCGGCACCATTCTTACTTCTCTAGGACATCTCTCTCACATAGAAATGATTGATCTCAGTTCCAACAGTCTACAAGGCAACTTCTCTCTTCAGGTTTTTCAAAATACCTCTAGCCTTGTTCGCCTTTATTTTTCATATAACCAGTTGACTGTTTATCTTAATCCTGGTTGGGTACCCAAAATTCAGTTTCAGGTATTAGGACTGGCCTCCTGTAATATTGGAGGTTCCATCCCTACATTTCTTTTAACACAACATAGATTATTGGGTTTGGATCTTTCCAACAATAGTCTTGTTGGAAGCATTCCATCCTGGCTTTGGGATCTCAAAATTGGCAACTATCTCAACTTATCGTACAATAATTTAGAAGGTCAACTTCCCCCAGTTTTGAAAACTACATTGTTAACCTTCGACCTACATAATAATAGATTGAGTGGCCCTCTTCCCCTGCCCTCCAAGTCCCTCTTTGTTTTGGACCTTTCCTATAATGACTTCACGGGAGTCATCCCCACCCAAATTGGTATGCTACTTCCGAATATCCTTGTTTTAGGTCTCTCAAACAACAAGTTATCTGGCAAGATACCATCTAGTATAACCAATTGTTCAGCTTTGATAAGACTGAACCTTGCAAATTCTGGTTTGGAAGGAGAGATCCCATCCACAATGGGAAGGCTGTACCAACTCCAGACGCTGCACCTGAATGACAACATGCTAAAGGGAAATTTGCCACAGAGTCTTTCCAACTGTTCCAATTTACAGATATTAGATGCTGGAAATAATTTCTTGTCTGGAGAGATACCAAGTTGGATATCAAAACTCCCACAGCTGATAATACTTGTATTGAGGAAAAACATCTTTACGGGATCTATTCCACCTCAATTGGGCAATCTCAGTCATCTTCATGTTCTAGATTTGTCACAAAACAATTTGACTGGGTCCATCCCACCTGAGCTGGAGAAATTAGCATCAGGAATGGCTCAAGTCGAGAGCTCAACGGTACAATCAAAAAATGGCACGCCCGCCTATTACAAGGAAGAGATTTCAGTCACCAACAAAGAAAGCAAGTTGGTATATGTGGATTCTATTTTGTTACTCGTAACATGCATTGACCTGTCTGGAAATCAGCTGTCAGGTATCATTCCTTCAACAATTGGTACACTTAATGCTTTACATATCCTCAATATCTCAAGGAACAATCTTAGCGGAGAAATTCCCCATACATTGGGAATGCTAGAGCAAATTGAGTCAGTAGACCTTTCCTATAATAAACTGCAAGGCAAGATTCCAATGGAGATGCAAGTTCTTCACTTCTTAGCTGTTTTCATCGTGTCTAATAACAGGCTCTGTGGCAAAATTCCAACGGAAGGTCAATTCTCCACATTTAGTGTCTCCTACTTCGATGGCAACCCGTGCCTTTGTGGTTTTCCGCTTGATATCAAATGCACAGGATCACAAGGCATCGTTCCAATCGGAACAAATGAGGATGACATAGAGGAAGAGGGAACAGAGAACCCTTGGTATTGGTACGTTGGCTGTATGGCTACCTTTGCCATTGGATTTTGGGGATTGTTTGCACTACTGTGTGTAAGGAGGACATGGCGAACAAGATACATCAACACGTTGGATAAAGCTGTTGTTAGCTTTTCAGATTCATTCACTATGCATTAG